From Pseudomonas sp. G2-4:
AGGTACTGAGCAGACTGATTTGTGACCAACCCTGCCCCCAGGACGTGGTGACGATCGCCTCATCAATCACCGTACACAACACGTACCGGGCAGCGATCAACTGACTGTTTTCGACGCCCCCATGCAGGGCACGGGCTTCAAATTGTTCCAAGTCAAAGGTCAGCTCCCGCTTGAGGTCTTGCAGCCCCCCACGCTCGCGACCGTGCATGATGGACACCACTTGCGACAACAAGCCGGACGCTGCCTCCACCAGCGGATTCAGGGTGAAGTTGAATACCTGGGATGGCGGCCGGCGTGCGGCGTAAATCATGCGTTCTTGCAGCTGTTCGATTCGCGGCGGCGCAGCCGCATCGGTCAATGGCCCCGAAGCAGGACGCTGTCCGTGATGATCGAGCAGGACGGTTGTTTCGTCATGAGGATATTCCTTATCCATTGCAGTCAATTCCTGATGGCCCAAAAATTCAGTTCAAGCTCGGCGAACGCCTCGGAGACATGGAATGCAAAGCCGGCGGAGCGCTTCAGCTGCGCCATGTCTTCGGAACTGGGCTCGAGGATGAAATAGGTTTTGTTGGCATGAAACGCAATCTGTCGCGGCGCTACGGGCAAAGGCCTGAGTTTGATGCCAGGCAAATGCAGATTGACCAACTGACGAATGCGCTCCACCGGCCCCACCTTGAGGTGCGACGGCAAACGATGGCGCAGCTCTTCGCCGTCGCAGTTGGCACTTGCGGCCAGTACGAACGAAGCCGAGTCCAGCAACGAGAGGTCTTGCAGCGGCGAAACGGTGATTCCGTATTGGCGCACCTGCAATTGCAGTTCGATAGCGTGCTGCTCAAGCACCATTGACAGTACCTGACGGATCGCTTGCATCAGGCTACGAAAACACGCGCCCTGGTCGCTGTGCTGGTAACGGTTGTTGAGCGGTGGGCGTTTGCTGTCACCGGAGAACGCCGCCAAGTCACCCAGCAAGGCCAGAAGCGAGCGGTACAGCGTTTCGGGATGCACCTGCTCCAAGTCCAAATAATGACGCAGCAACAGCTCGGAGCGATTGATCAGCTGCAGCATCATGAAATCACCGACTTGTGCACCGCCCGCCTTGCCGGTGGAGCGAACCCGCTCCGCCAGGCTGTCGCCACGGTGACCTAGCATGCCGATGACTTCTTTGAGACACGACAGCAGATAGCTGGATGATCTGGCCTGGATAAAGGTCGGCACAAAGTTCGGATCGAGCCTGATCACACCATCAGGCGTGGTGTCGAGTACCTCACAGAGCTTGAGCTTCACGAACACCTGGTCGCTCTGCTGCTCACCCAGCAGCAGACGTAAGTCCGGACGGCCACAGCTGATCTGGCTGCTGCTGGCGTCTGCGGCATTGGAGTCGGCCACCTGTGCTTCGTAGGTGGTGTAGCGCGCCAGCACGTCAGACTGTTCCGGACGACGGGATTCGATATGGTTGCCCGTCACCAGTGGCAGAGCGAGGTAGATTGGCGTGCTGCTGCTATTGGACGGTACTTCCAGGACCAGCGGTTCGGCGTTGCCATCCAACTCGAACAGGCTGCCATCCGGCAGGACACCGCGTGCCTGGCTGACCACCAGCTGGCCCATGGCGAGAAATTGCGAATCAATCTCCAGCGCCAGGAAACCCCAGGCGTAACTGGCCAACAACCGCGTACGGACCTTCAACTGGTGATCGAAGTAGCGATCGTTGTGCTGCAAATGTTGCGGACGCAACAGCATGCCCTCTTGCCAGATGACTTTGTCGTGATTCATCGGTCGTCTACCTTGGCCAAGCCTTCAAGGATGCTGCCGATTCCATCCTGATCGAGGGTCAGGTTCGCCTCGGTCACCCGCGCCGTAGCGACCGGCAGCGTGTATCGCCATCGGGTTTGCGGCAGATCACGGTACGCCGCGAGCACGCCGACGTAACGACCGCCACCGGCAATGTCGAGCCTGAACTCGACGGTTTCACCCGGGCGTAACTCCAGCTCTTCGCTGGCAACCAGGTCGGGTTTCAGGCTTTCCCTGGGCCGCTCATAAAGGCTGAAGAAATC
This genomic window contains:
- the tssK gene encoding type VI secretion system baseplate subunit TssK; protein product: MNHDKVIWQEGMLLRPQHLQHNDRYFDHQLKVRTRLLASYAWGFLALEIDSQFLAMGQLVVSQARGVLPDGSLFELDGNAEPLVLEVPSNSSSTPIYLALPLVTGNHIESRRPEQSDVLARYTTYEAQVADSNAADASSSQISCGRPDLRLLLGEQQSDQVFVKLKLCEVLDTTPDGVIRLDPNFVPTFIQARSSSYLLSCLKEVIGMLGHRGDSLAERVRSTGKAGGAQVGDFMMLQLINRSELLLRHYLDLEQVHPETLYRSLLALLGDLAAFSGDSKRPPLNNRYQHSDQGACFRSLMQAIRQVLSMVLEQHAIELQLQVRQYGITVSPLQDLSLLDSASFVLAASANCDGEELRHRLPSHLKVGPVERIRQLVNLHLPGIKLRPLPVAPRQIAFHANKTYFILEPSSEDMAQLKRSAGFAFHVSEAFAELELNFWAIRN
- the tssJ gene encoding type VI secretion system lipoprotein TssJ — its product is MPYRTMLLFRTLTALVTTQLLVGCATLSPFSTMTKLNLTLTASDQLNPDLNGRPSPVVVRLFELKHPVAFENADFFSLYERPRESLKPDLVASEELELRPGETVEFRLDIAGGGRYVGVLAAYRDLPQTRWRYTLPVATARVTEANLTLDQDGIGSILEGLAKVDDR
- the icmH gene encoding type IVB secretion system protein IcmH/DotU, which translates into the protein MDKEYPHDETTVLLDHHGQRPASGPLTDAAAPPRIEQLQERMIYAARRPPSQVFNFTLNPLVEAASGLLSQVVSIMHGRERGGLQDLKRELTFDLEQFEARALHGGVENSQLIAARYVLCTVIDEAIVTTSWGQGWSQISLLSTFHNETFGGEKVFQLLDRMSKKPSKHLLILELLYLCLSLGFEGKYRVQARGMLELESTRDALYRLIQQVRGDIPRELSPHWEGLDDTHRSPTRIVPAWTVVLFTLICLGVMYTGFVWVLGEQRQSVLQPYQPLESITAQLP